One Bombus pyrosoma isolate SC7728 linkage group LG9, ASM1482585v1, whole genome shotgun sequence genomic window carries:
- the LOC122570461 gene encoding N-alpha-acetyltransferase 30-like, with amino-acid sequence MEKLKTKSVVDGNESEGEQSSIEEKNENALTDIATLDITSRLSLKTTEIYEESHRNGIPLVNGICNSSERITSIVNLPQSEPMETSHLNQHGTLTETLSLESRDNNIQYVSYTSELQMPDIMKLIQKDLSEPYSIYTYRYFIYNWPKLCFLAIHGEECVGAIVCKLDIHRKVIKRGYIAMLAVDVKYRKQKIGSNLVRRAIQAMVEDNAGEVVLETEITNRPALRLYENLGFVRDKRLFRYYLNGVDALRLKLWLR; translated from the exons atggAAAAGCTTAAAACGAAGAGTGTAGTGGATGGAAATGAATCAGAGGGTGAACAAAGTAGCAttgaagaaaagaatgaaaatgctTTAACAGATATTGCTACTTTGGACATTACATCTCGACTTAGTCTGAAAACAACTGAAATATATGAAGAATCACATAGAAATGGAATACCTTTAGTTAATGGTATTTGTAATTCTTCTGAAAGAATTACCAGCATAGTTAATCTTCCACAATCTGAACCTATGGAAACTAGTCATTTAAACCAACACG GTACATTAACAGAAACATTGTCATTGGAAAGTAGGGATAATAACATTCAATATGTTAGTTATACAAGTGAACTCCAAATGCctgatattatgaaattaatacaaaaagaCTTGAGCGAACcatattctatttatacatacagatatttcatttataactggccaaaattatgtttcttg GCAATACATGGTGAGGAATGTGTTGGTGCCATTGTCTGCAAGCTGGACATCCAcagaaaagtaataaaacgTGGGTACATTGCAATGTTAGCTGTTGAtgtgaaatatcgaaagcaAAAGATTGGTTCAAACCTAGTAAGAAGAGCTATTCAAGCTATGGTGGAAGATAATGCTGGTGAAGTAGTTTTAGAAACAGAAATTACTAATCGTCCAGCACTACGTTTATACGAGAATCTTGGTTTTGTACGTGATAAGCGATTATTTCGGTATTATTTAAACGGCGTAGATGCTCTTCGATTGAAGCTATGGCTTAGATGA
- the LOC122571142 gene encoding 40S ribosomal protein S8, which produces MGISRDHWHKRRATGGKRKPLRKKRKFELGRPAANTKLGTQRIHTVRTRGGNKKYRALRLDTGNFSWGSECTTRKTRIIDVVYNASNNELVRTKTLVKNAIVTIDATPFRQWYEAHYVLPLGRKRGAKLTEAEEEVLNKKRSKKAESKYKARQRFAKVEPALEEQFATGRVLACISSRPGQCGRADGYILEGKELEFYMRKIKSKKAK; this is translated from the exons ATGG GTATCTCTCGTGATCATTGGCATAAGAGACGAGCAACTGGTGGTAAAAGAAAACCACTCCGCAAGAAGAGGAAGTTTGAATTAGGACGTCCAGCTGCGAACACAAAACTTGGAACTCAACGTATTCATACG GTACGTACAAGAGGTGGTAACAAGAAATATAGAGCCCTTCGTTTAGATACAGGAAATTTTTCATGGGGTTCTGAATGTACTACAAGAAAAACACGTATTATTGATGTAGTTTATAATGCATCAAACAATGAATTGGTGAGAACTAAAACTCTTGTAAAGAATGCAATTGTTACCATTGATGCAACACCTTTCAGACAATGGTATGAAGCTCATTATGTTTTACCATTGGGTCGTAAACGAGGTGCTAAATTG ACTGAAGCTGAAGAagaagttttaaataaaaaacgcTCAAAAAAAGCAGAATCTAAATACAAAGCGAGACAGCGATTTGCTAAAGTCGAGCCTGCTTTAGAAGAACAGTTTGCTACAGGACGTGTCCTTG CTTGTATATCAAGTAGACCTGGACAATGCGGTCGAGCGGATGGTTATATACTTGAAGGAAAAGAACTTGAATTTTatatgagaaaaattaaaagcaagaaagctaaataa